In Arthrobacter sp. StoSoilB5, one genomic interval encodes:
- a CDS encoding DUF1772 domain-containing protein: MTWLLLINALYFLFGATMYVGTMWVLKFFLYPTWRSLARDNVDMHFGIPTRAATKFFTIVVPIMFISGGILVWSEWGTIRVIPAIICLVGIIVLTWVGQGIIIPINKRIRGGDFADDSELRSLLKRWMMLNDIRFYVSTLTWAAMVWLLVDRGRLLESFA, from the coding sequence ATGACCTGGCTACTCCTCATCAACGCGCTCTACTTCCTGTTCGGTGCAACCATGTACGTGGGCACCATGTGGGTCCTGAAGTTCTTCCTGTACCCCACCTGGCGCTCGCTGGCCCGCGACAACGTGGACATGCACTTCGGGATCCCCACCCGCGCGGCCACCAAGTTCTTCACCATCGTGGTGCCCATCATGTTCATCTCCGGCGGCATCCTGGTGTGGTCCGAGTGGGGCACCATCCGCGTCATTCCAGCCATCATCTGCTTGGTGGGCATCATCGTCCTGACCTGGGTTGGCCAAGGCATCATCATTCCCATCAACAAGCGCATCCGGGGCGGCGACTTCGCGGACGACTCTGAACTGCGCTCCCTGCTGAAGCGCTGGATGATGCTCAACGACATCCGTTTCTACGTCTCCACGCTGACCTGGGCAGCCATGGTGTGGCTGCTGGTGGATCGCGGCCGCCTGCTGGAGTCGTTCGCATGA